One Etheostoma cragini isolate CJK2018 chromosome 19, CSU_Ecrag_1.0, whole genome shotgun sequence DNA segment encodes these proteins:
- the si:ch211-212k18.5 gene encoding sal-like protein 4, whose amino-acid sequence MSRRKQKRPQHLVNADPGGPRLLSQDDHLGMKSPSTSLGSEVTSSGSSSSSPNSLQDCQPPLAPRPSPGGLHAPSLPSESSPPPHWPSHIAPFTTSLPNTHSSLSPDFPHPSLSSQTHSPPPLGQTSGSHSLSHQGNSHSTMTSPPIGSSATTTTSYSSSSSSSSQCVQPHRDSSSPGHQQASSSPGQHGQIQVSPTLAVLLEELRILQQRQIHQMQITEEICRHVLRLGGAVFGQDNNTQANGADSNHKTTRAASLSPTHPSTATPVTTASSLLSGLPSSLFPQPSVSKSGVSHVKGSRAPCSSSSSTSISSTISSSVSSLHPLSLSLGLPPRYLHEKSSNTSSFGHSNGINFPTPPLPTTSHSQELQPSSSLGSASSGRPQHACRFCGKVLSSDSSLQIHLRSHTGERPYQCPVCLSRFTTRGNLKAHFLRHREQNPELSLSLLPPALSEQTQSAPGPIQRRRKRRADDDEPFNGVKGSIPGMTENMALGFLSGGSTRPSPSSLPLPPSVDMALLSTAHSLLQLNRASAAAVASTSSTGLPSASSSSSSSSMGSQFKGAKQQRFDENTPPHSSLHTSSPYSQLAHLPKILFPGGTTSHHLALLRPPGHPSTSHLTSHHQLPFPFPPFPKPSTSSPSSSSPTTSTQTSDTSKLQRLVQKLERRPQGGASSSTASSQSPAEANGDTHGHDLSTTSSAYRREMLAALGLSPSANAVGLMNSQGVSGSGTTTTMTTHSLPTAQAANQCGVCLRVLSCPRALRLHQATHLGERPFPCKLCGRSFSTKGSLRAHLATHRARPANSRALNSCPLCPRKFTNALVLQHHIRLHLGGQIPPDEDMPSEDAAEMENAVMYERENPPSIAQQLLPLALTKTSKSPTDALNSGSTIKKSTAAETTSVKTEESEGSTPSVSPPLTRNPPSVGAEDPLRLGDNTLADGSPMNGSIYSEEETLADLGSTSPFNAPLTSVFSNVVNGDAEADDTPLSLCVSKPGVENDTLHSGVNDQVCSTDKPTTSPDSNPKPTAANPSPALTPPASPKAIAEAQEACGSVPQEAQERDAVQSKGKSETPTLIEHLPVLDPEKDAPIEEGCNVQEKPSEDPEPSVPAPALNTQPPRPDKPYSCSQCGKAYASRSGLKGHMKTHPGALTNTPSKAQTNDTDIVEDCSSTSANKKLGQQEEKQGSSKSSEKDDSTDPLPMSVVPSEVGESMDTTV is encoded by the exons ATGTCACGCCGGAAGCAGAAGCGACCCCAGCATTTAGTTAACGCGGATCCGGGGGGCCCAAGGCTGCTTTCTCAGG ATGATCACCTGGGTATGAAGTCACCATCCACATCTCTTGGCTCAGAAGTGACCTCATCAGGGTCCTCCTCATCATCCCCCAACTCTCTCCAAGACTGCCAGCCACCTCTGGCCCCTCGCCCATCCCCTGGTGGGCTCCACGCGCCCTCCTTGCCCAGCGAGAGCTCCCCTCCTCCCCACTGGCCCAGCCACATTGCCCCCTTTACCACCTCCCTCCCAAACACCCACTCTTCGCTCTCTCCAGACTTTCCTCACCCCTCGCTGTCATCCCAGACTCACTCACCTCCTCCCCTGGGTCAAACCTCAGGTTCCCACAGCCTGTCCCACCAAGGAAATTCTCACTCCACCATGACCTCCCCACCAATAGGCAGCTCAGCCACCACTACTACCTCCTActcttcctcgtcctcttcATCTTCTCAGTGTGTGCAGCCTCACCGTGACAGCTCCAGTCCAGGTCATCAGCAGGCCTCCAGCTCTCCGGGGCAGCATGGACAGATCCAGGTGTCACCAACCCTGGCAGTACTCTTAGAGGAGCTGAGGATTTTACAGCAGAGGCAAATCCACCAGATGCAGATAACAGAGGAGATATGTAGGCACGTTCTCAGGCTTGGGGGTGCGGTCTTTGGCCAAGATAATAACACACAGGCCAATGGTGCAGACAGCAACCACAAGACCACACGAGCAGCATCTTTGTCACCGACACACCCCTCCACTGCCACACCAGTAACCACAGCCTCATCTCTTTTGAGTGGTCTTCCATCTTCCCTCTTCCCCCAGCCATCGGTCTCAAAATCAGGTGTTTCACATGTCAAGGGTAGCAGAGCGCcatgctcctcttcctcttccacaTCCATTTCATCCACTATTAGCTCCTCAGTTTCCTCCCTACACCCTCTCTCCTTGTCACTAGGCCTACCGCCGCGCTACCTCCATGAGAAATCATCCAACACCTCTTCATTTGGTCATAGCAATGGTATCAATTTCCCCACCCCTCCCCTTCCTACCACCAGCCATTCCCAGGAACTACAGCCCAGCTCCTCTCTGGGCTCTGCCTCATCAGGACGCCCTCAACATGCATGCCGTTTTTGTGGCAAGGTGTTAAGCAGCGATTCATCACTCCAGATCCATCTGAGGTCGCACACAGGTGAGAGGCCCTACCAGTGTCCAGTCTGCTTGAGTCGTTTTACAACCAGAGGGAACCTCAAAGCCCATTTCCTGCGACACAGAGAGCAGAATCCAGAGCTGTCCCTCTCCCTGTTGCCCCCAGCACTGTCAGAGCAAACACAGAGTGCTCCTGGTCCCATCCAGAGAAGGAGAAAACGGCGGGCTGATGATGACGAGCCATTTAATGGAGTGAAAGGAAGTATTCCCGGGATGACAGAGAACATGGCATTAGGATTCTTGTCTGGTGGGTCCACTCGGCCCTCGCCTTCCTCTCTACCTCTGCCCCCCTCGGTAGACATGGCGTTGCTGTCCACAGCCCATTCGCTGCTTCAGCTGAACAGGGCCTCGGCTGCAGCTGTTGCCAGCACATCTAGCACTGGGCTGCCTTCTGCTTcatcctcgtcttcctcctcttccatgGGCAGCCAGTTCAAAGGAGCAAAGCAGCAGCGATTTGATGAAAATACACCTCCACACTCCTCCCTCCATACAAGCTCCCCATACTCCCAATTGGCCCACCTGCCTAAGATTCTCTTTCCTGGAGGTACCACTTCTCATCACCTTGCACTTCTCCGGCCCCCAGGCCACCCATCCACATCCCACCTTACTTCACATCATCAGCTACCCTTCCCCTTTCCACCTTTTCCCAAACCATCAACCTCCTCCCCTTCTTCGTCCTCGCCCACCACCTCTACCCAGACCTCAGACACCTCCAAGTTGCAGCGCCTGGTACAGAAGCTTGAAAGGCGGCCACAGGGAGGGGCCTCTTCTTCTACTGCCTCCTCACAATCACCGGCTGAAGCAAATGGGGACACACACGGCCATGACTTGTCCACCACCTCCAGTGCCTATCGCAGGGAAATGTTGGCTGCTCTTGGCCTGAGCCCAAGTGCCAATGCTGTTGGACTAATGAACAGCCAGGGAGTCTCAGGTTCTGGCACTACAACTACCATGACTACCCATTCTCTGCCTACCGCCCAGGCTGCTAATCAGTGTGGAGTGTGTCTGCGTGTCCTCAGCTGCCCCAGAGCTCTGCGTTTGCACCAGGCCACACATCTGGGAGAGCGGCCATTCCCTTGTAAGCTGTGTGGTCGTTCCTTCTCCACTAAGGGCAGCCTCAGAGCCCACCTGGCCACTCACCGTGCAAGACCGGCCAACTCCCGTGCCTTGAACTCTTGCCCATTATGCCCACGCAAGTTCACCAATGCCTTAGTTCTTCAGCACCATATCCGCTTGCACCTAGGAGGGCAAATACCACCTGACGAAGATATGCCTTCTGAAGACGCTGCAGAAATGGAGAATGCTGTCATGTATGAGCGTGAGAACCCCCCATCTATAGCCCAACAGCTTCTTCCTCTGGCcttaacaaaaacatccaaGTCTCCAACTGATGCTCTCAACTCAGGGTCCACTATTAAGAAATCCACAGCTGCTGAGACCACTTCTGTGAAGACAGAGGAATCAGAGGGCTCAACACCAAGTGTTAGCCCACCCCTGACCCGTAATCCTCCCTCAGTGGGAGCCGAGGACCCCCTGCGTCTGGGAGACAACACCCTAGCTGATGGTAGCCCGATGAACGGCTCCATATACTCTGAAGAGGAGACACTTGCTGACTTGGGCAGCACCAGCCCTTTCAACGCACCCTTAACTagtgttttttcaaatgtagtAAATGGAGACGCAGAGGCAGATGACACCCCTCTATCCCTCTGTGTTTCAAAGCCTGGAGTAGAAAATGATACGCTGCATTCAGGGGTTAATGACCAAGTCTGCTCCACAGACAAACCCACCACAAGTCCTGATTCTAACCCCAAACCCACAGCTGCAAATCCCTCACCTGCACTCACACCACCAGCCAGCCCCAAAGCTATCGCTGAAGCACAAGAGGCCTGTGGCAGTGTACCGCAGGAGGCACAAGAGAGAGATGCTGTTCAAAGCAAAGGCAAGAGTGAGACCCCCACACTGATAGAGCATTTGCCAGTGTTGGACCCAGAGAAGGATGCTCCAATTGAGGAGGGTTGCAATGTGCAAGAAAAGCCTTCAGAGGACCCAGAGCCTTCTGTCCCAGCACCAGCACTGAACACCCAGCCTCCTCGCCCTGACAAACCTTACAGCTGCTCACAGTGTGGAAAGGCTTACGCCAGCCGTAGCGGACTCAAG GGCCATATGAAAACTCACCCTGGAGCTTTGACCAATACCCCCTCCAAGGCTCAAACCAATGACACTGACATTGTGGAGGATTGCAGCTCAACTTCAGCCAACAAGAAACTGGGACAGCAGGAGGAAAAGCAAGGATCCTCTAAATCCTCTGAGAAAGATGACAGCACAGATCCTTTACCAATGAGTGTTGTTCCTAGTGAGGTGGGCGAGTCTATGGACACTACTGTGTAG
- the LOC117962193 gene encoding E3 ubiquitin-protein ligase CCNB1IP1 isoform X2, with translation MSLCDDILLCNFPKCRTKLSGFAWVTACSHVFCDQHGSGEFSRSPAICPACSSALSGKLDIVRTELSPSEEYKAMVLAGLRPDVVLDISARALAFWSYQVHQEHMYQEYSLSRAEAQLKQMDKVLTQQNQSRELELGGMRGEIASLKKVMEEYKRKYSEVSERLMERNRQYQKLQGLYDSLRLRNMVVGVGDRDMLPQAVHHNYNTGVARQATPQRSPQFLSGGNDGDSRFFSCLEADGAKTFFQFSSPARERGRPFMKKH, from the exons ATGTCTCTCTGCGACGACATACTACTATGTAACTTCCCAAAGTGCCGAACTAAGCTGAGCGGCTTCGCCTGGGTCACAGCTTGCTCGCATGTTTTCTGTGATCAACATGGGTCCGGTGAGTTCAGCCGCTCCCCTGCCATCTGCCCGGCCTGCTCTTCTGCGTTGTCTGGGAAGCTGGACATTGTGAGGACTGAGCTGTCGCCCTCTGAGGAATACAAAGCCATGGTGCTGGCAGGCCTTCGACCAGACGTTGTTCTTGACATCAGTGCCCGTGCTCTGGCCTTCTGGAGCTATCAG GTCCATCAGGAGCATATGTATCAAGAGTACAGTTTGTCACGTGCCGAGGCACAGCTGAAGCAGATGGACAAGGTGTTGACCCAGCAGAACCAGAGCAGAGAACTGGAGCTCGGGGGCATGAGGGGGGAGATCGCCTCCCTGAAGAAA GTGATGGAGGAGTATAAAAGGAAGTACAGCGAGGTCTCTGAGAGGCTGATGGAGAGAAACAGGCAGTACCAGAAACTACAGGGGCTGTACGACTCCCTGAGGCTGCGCAACATGGTGGTGGGTGTTGGAGACAGAGACATGCTGCCACAAGCTGTACATCACAATTACAACACCG GGGTGGCTCGGCAGGCAACTCCCCAGAGAAGCCCTCAGTTCCTCTCTGGGGGCAACGATGGGGACAGCAGATTCTTCTCCTGCCTGGAGGCTGACGGAGCCAAGACCTTCTTCCAGTTCAGCTCCCCTGCCAGGGAGAGAGGCCGGCCCTTCATGAAGAAGCACTGA
- the LOC117962193 gene encoding E3 ubiquitin-protein ligase CCNB1IP1 isoform X1, which produces MSLCDDILLCNFPKCRTKLSGFAWVTACSHVFCDQHGSGEFSRSPAICPACSSALSGKLDIVRTELSPSEEYKAMVLAGLRPDVVLDISARALAFWSYQVHQEHMYQEYSLSRAEAQLKQMDKVLTQQNQSRELELGGMRGEIASLKKVMEEYKRKYSEVSERLMERNRQYQKLQGLYDSLRLRNMVVGVGDRDMLPQAVHHNYNTACHTGVARQATPQRSPQFLSGGNDGDSRFFSCLEADGAKTFFQFSSPARERGRPFMKKH; this is translated from the exons ATGTCTCTCTGCGACGACATACTACTATGTAACTTCCCAAAGTGCCGAACTAAGCTGAGCGGCTTCGCCTGGGTCACAGCTTGCTCGCATGTTTTCTGTGATCAACATGGGTCCGGTGAGTTCAGCCGCTCCCCTGCCATCTGCCCGGCCTGCTCTTCTGCGTTGTCTGGGAAGCTGGACATTGTGAGGACTGAGCTGTCGCCCTCTGAGGAATACAAAGCCATGGTGCTGGCAGGCCTTCGACCAGACGTTGTTCTTGACATCAGTGCCCGTGCTCTGGCCTTCTGGAGCTATCAG GTCCATCAGGAGCATATGTATCAAGAGTACAGTTTGTCACGTGCCGAGGCACAGCTGAAGCAGATGGACAAGGTGTTGACCCAGCAGAACCAGAGCAGAGAACTGGAGCTCGGGGGCATGAGGGGGGAGATCGCCTCCCTGAAGAAA GTGATGGAGGAGTATAAAAGGAAGTACAGCGAGGTCTCTGAGAGGCTGATGGAGAGAAACAGGCAGTACCAGAAACTACAGGGGCTGTACGACTCCCTGAGGCTGCGCAACATGGTGGTGGGTGTTGGAGACAGAGACATGCTGCCACAAGCTGTACATCACAATTACAACACCG CGTGTCACACAGGGGTGGCTCGGCAGGCAACTCCCCAGAGAAGCCCTCAGTTCCTCTCTGGGGGCAACGATGGGGACAGCAGATTCTTCTCCTGCCTGGAGGCTGACGGAGCCAAGACCTTCTTCCAGTTCAGCTCCCCTGCCAGGGAGAGAGGCCGGCCCTTCATGAAGAAGCACTGA
- the ttc5 gene encoding tetratricopeptide repeat protein 5: MAEDEKSGEPAREKNELQILKELVDELYNFRDCYFETHSVEEAGRKQSDVAQESEKTLKRLEEKEDSFKHKAEFLLQKGRCLNVAPDFSTVAEECLSRAVKLEPGLVEGWNTLGEQYWKKGDLTGAKNCFTGALQQSKNKVSLRNLSMVLRQLPPANSNVHHGKQVMESVDMARQAVQLDVTDGTSWYILGNAYVSLFFTCGQNPQLSQQALTAYAQSEKVDRAASCYPELHFNRATLFQYEEMYGSALAGYSRAAALDPAWEEPPEREKQLLEYLGKVTELIQNKGKVKARRLRTMLSNLNTSALGPCSSPQFRSPTGRVGSMEPRTLSSLTHGHNAGVAALGKVVFSLASEGRMAFTFGMVDSEESCIVVMVYNTADSWGVLIGDTVVIPEPQVKRHSITHKDKVFDFRSIRVDSPLLLIVNGKKQNAQSQIAASVSYKPQSE, encoded by the exons GAGCTCGTGGATGAACTGTATAATTTCAGAGACTGCTATTTTGAGACTCACAGTGTGGAGGAAGCTGGGAGGAAACAAAGTGATGTCGCACAGGAGAGCGAAAAGACCCTGAAGAGACTAGAGGAGAAAGAAG ATAGTTTTAAACACAAAGCAGAGTTTCTGCTGCAGAAGGGCAGGTGTCTAAACGTGGCTCCAGACTTCAGCACCGTAGCAGAAGAGTGCCTTTCCCGGGCCGTAAAGCTGGAGCCTGGCTTGGTCGAGGGCTGGAACACATTGGGGGAGCAGTACTGGAAAAAAGGAGACCTGACCGGTGCCAAGAACTGCTTCACTGGAGCCTTGCAGCAG AGCAAGAACAAAGTGTCTCTACGCAACCTGTCTATGGTGCTGAGACAGCTGCCGCCGGCGAACAGCAACGTACATCATGGCAAGCAGGTGATGGAGAGTGTGGACATGGCCCGACAAGCTGTCCAGCTGGACGTCACCGACGGGACATCTTGGT aCATCCTGGGAAATGCTTATGTGTCCCTGTTTTTCACCTGTGGACAGAATCCACAATTGTCTCAACAGGCGCTAACTGCCTATGCACAATCT GAAAAAGTGGACAGAGCCGCGTCTTGTTACCCGGAGCTGCATTTCAACCGAGCCACTCTTTTCCAGTATGAGGAAATGTACGGGTCTGCTCTTGCTGGCTACAGCCGAGCGGCTGCACTCGACCCGGCGTGGGAGGAGccgccagagagagagaagcagctGCTGGAGTACCTGGGGAAGGTCACAGAACTCATACAGAACAAG GGGAAGGTGAAGGCACGTAGGTTGAGGACGATGCTCTCTAACCTCAACACGTCAGCGTTGGGTCCCTGCTCCTCCCCGCAGTTTCGTTCCCCAACAGGCCGTGTCGGCAGCATGGAGCCTCGAACTCTTTCCTCCCTCACACACGGTCACAACGCTGGGGTTGCCGCCCTGGGCAAGGTGGTGTTCAGTCTGGCCTCTGAGGGTCGCATGGCTTT TACGTTTGGCATGGTAGACAGCGAGGAGTCATGTATAGTGGTGATGGTTTACAACACAGCGGATAGCTGGGGCGTCCTGATAGGAGACACTGTAGTCATTCCTGAACCTCAGGTCAAACGACACAGTATAACACATAAAGACAAG GTGTTTGATTTCAGAAGTATACGAGTGGactctcctctgctcctcatTGTCAACGGCAAGAAGCAAAACGCCCAAAGTCAGATTGCTGCCTCAGTCAGCTACAAGCCGCAGAGCGAATGA